Proteins co-encoded in one Opitutus terrae PB90-1 genomic window:
- a CDS encoding ThuA domain-containing protein yields the protein MSFLPKTLLAVVTLGLSLAGAHAAPLRVLYFTKSSGFEHSVIKHVDGQPSYSEKIFSRIGAANGLEFTFSKDGSKFSPEYLAQFDVVLFYTSGDLLSVGTDGHPAITPEGKQALFDWVAAGHGFVGVHSCSDSCHTGERGGGNNPQRKQRYKNYGTEADPFVKFLGGEFIRHGKQQVATARVVSPKFPGFEKLGAELTVMEEWYTLKEFASNLHVQLVLETKGMEGGDYQRPPFPIAWARQHGKGRVAYNAMGHREDVWDSVAFQSMVLGALRWAGGVVEGDATPNLQTVAPDAMTLQPVPEDVKQ from the coding sequence ATGAGCTTTCTTCCCAAAACACTTCTGGCCGTGGTGACGCTGGGGCTGAGCCTCGCGGGCGCACACGCGGCGCCGTTGCGCGTGCTTTATTTCACCAAGTCCTCCGGGTTCGAACACAGCGTGATCAAGCACGTGGATGGGCAGCCGAGCTATTCGGAAAAAATCTTCAGCCGAATCGGGGCGGCCAACGGGCTCGAGTTCACCTTCAGCAAGGACGGCAGCAAGTTCTCGCCGGAGTACCTCGCGCAGTTCGACGTCGTGCTGTTCTACACGAGCGGTGATCTGTTATCCGTCGGCACGGATGGACACCCGGCGATCACGCCGGAAGGCAAACAGGCGCTCTTCGATTGGGTCGCGGCGGGCCACGGGTTCGTCGGCGTACACAGCTGCAGCGATTCGTGCCACACCGGCGAACGCGGCGGTGGCAACAACCCGCAGCGCAAGCAGCGCTACAAGAACTACGGCACGGAAGCGGATCCGTTCGTGAAATTCCTCGGCGGCGAGTTTATCCGGCACGGCAAGCAGCAGGTGGCGACCGCGCGGGTCGTCTCGCCGAAGTTTCCGGGTTTCGAAAAGCTCGGCGCGGAGCTCACCGTTATGGAGGAGTGGTACACGCTCAAGGAATTCGCGTCCAACCTGCACGTGCAGCTTGTGCTGGAGACGAAGGGAATGGAAGGAGGCGATTATCAGCGTCCGCCGTTCCCCATCGCGTGGGCACGGCAGCATGGGAAGGGGCGCGTCGCGTACAACGCGATGGGTCACCGTGAAGACGTCTGGGACAGTGTAGCGTTCCAATCGATGGTGCTCGGCGCGCTGAGGTGGGCCGGCGGTGTGGTCGAGGGGGACGCGACGCCGAATCTGCAGACGGTTGCGCCCGATGCGATGACGCTGCAGCCGGTGCCGGAAGACGTGAAGCAGTAG
- a CDS encoding cytochrome c biogenesis protein produces MKRFLPFLVLALAAVWLLSTLRPPRNSGDFDVAGFGRLPVVSNGRVKPFDTVARTSLLLLQGRQRVSTPTAGEFVSSPTEWLLDAVFHPEKADTYPTFAIDNTELLALVGKTEDDLRINYDSKVRQTLAVLGFLPSRQRRFAYVDLQPHLKTIDDQAKLAQPVEPAHRSAFQKAVLQLHGNLIHYQRLKYSLVPPENPDFLQDLAQFQSGLEAGVAAVRAREAGQPHDAAAAQRTIELGLRFQAMSEMGMLLAVPPASHQDEAGNWKTPGTALLNTFQSGRVDPFVLTYAGLARTWRTGQAKEFNEIVRLYRAQLEKTQPETLRKTDAETRFNFAQPFYTSMQLYAFAFIAAIISWLKWPDVLGRSAFWLVLVAWIVATVGIGTRMWLEGRPPVTNLYSSALFVGWGAVGLCLILEAVYRNAVGSVAAGVIGFATLLIAHHLSLGGDTLEMMRAVLDSNFWLATHVVVVTAGYSATFLAGFLAIIYVLRGVFTRSLDRATADSLARMVYGIVCFATLFSFAGTVLGGIWADQSWGRFWGWDPKENGALIIVIWNAVILHARWGGMIRQRGLMNLAIFGNIVTSWSWFGTNMLGVGLHSYGFTDAAFVALSLFVLSQLALIGLASLPLEKWRSFRAVPAAAPREPEHVEVLP; encoded by the coding sequence ATGAAACGCTTCCTCCCCTTCCTCGTTCTCGCACTCGCGGCGGTCTGGCTCCTCTCGACGCTCCGACCGCCGCGCAACTCCGGCGACTTCGACGTCGCCGGCTTCGGCCGGCTGCCCGTCGTCAGCAACGGCCGCGTGAAGCCGTTCGACACCGTCGCGCGCACCTCGCTGCTCCTGCTGCAAGGCCGGCAACGCGTCAGCACGCCCACCGCCGGCGAGTTCGTTTCCTCGCCGACCGAGTGGTTGCTCGACGCCGTCTTCCATCCGGAGAAAGCCGACACGTATCCGACTTTCGCGATCGACAACACCGAGCTGCTCGCGCTCGTCGGCAAGACCGAGGACGACCTCCGCATCAACTACGACTCGAAGGTGCGGCAGACGCTCGCCGTGCTCGGATTCCTGCCCAGCCGCCAGCGGCGCTTCGCCTACGTCGATCTGCAGCCACATCTGAAAACCATCGACGACCAGGCCAAGCTGGCCCAGCCGGTGGAGCCCGCTCATCGCTCCGCGTTTCAGAAAGCGGTGCTCCAGCTGCACGGCAACCTGATCCACTACCAGCGGCTGAAATACAGCCTCGTGCCGCCGGAGAATCCTGACTTTCTGCAGGACCTCGCGCAGTTCCAGTCCGGCTTGGAAGCCGGCGTCGCCGCCGTGCGCGCCCGCGAGGCGGGCCAGCCGCACGACGCGGCCGCCGCGCAGCGCACCATCGAGCTCGGGCTGCGCTTCCAGGCCATGAGTGAAATGGGCATGCTGCTCGCCGTGCCGCCCGCGTCGCACCAAGACGAGGCGGGGAATTGGAAGACCCCGGGCACCGCGCTGCTCAACACGTTCCAATCCGGCCGTGTGGACCCGTTTGTCCTCACCTATGCCGGCCTCGCCCGCACGTGGCGCACCGGCCAGGCGAAGGAGTTCAACGAGATCGTCCGACTCTATCGCGCCCAGCTGGAGAAGACGCAGCCGGAAACGCTGCGCAAGACGGACGCCGAGACGCGCTTCAACTTCGCGCAGCCGTTCTACACGAGCATGCAGCTTTATGCGTTCGCGTTCATCGCCGCCATCATCTCCTGGCTGAAATGGCCCGACGTCCTCGGCCGCAGCGCCTTCTGGCTCGTGCTGGTGGCGTGGATCGTCGCCACGGTCGGCATCGGCACGCGGATGTGGCTCGAGGGACGGCCTCCCGTGACGAACCTCTATTCCTCGGCGCTCTTCGTCGGCTGGGGCGCGGTCGGATTGTGCCTGATTCTCGAGGCGGTTTATCGCAACGCGGTGGGCAGCGTCGCCGCCGGCGTGATCGGTTTCGCCACGCTGTTGATCGCGCACCACCTCTCACTCGGTGGCGACACGCTGGAAATGATGCGCGCGGTGCTCGATTCGAATTTCTGGTTGGCGACGCACGTCGTGGTCGTCACCGCCGGCTACTCGGCGACGTTCCTGGCCGGTTTCCTCGCGATCATCTACGTGTTGCGCGGCGTGTTCACGCGCTCGCTCGATCGCGCCACGGCCGACTCGCTCGCCCGCATGGTCTACGGCATCGTCTGTTTCGCCACGCTGTTCAGCTTCGCGGGCACGGTGCTCGGTGGCATCTGGGCCGATCAGTCCTGGGGTCGGTTTTGGGGTTGGGACCCGAAGGAAAACGGCGCGTTGATCATCGTGATCTGGAACGCGGTTATCCTGCACGCCCGCTGGGGCGGGATGATCCGGCAGCGCGGGCTCATGAACCTGGCAATCTTCGGCAACATCGTCACCAGCTGGAGTTGGTTCGGCACCAATATGCTCGGCGTCGGGCTGCATAGCTACGGGTTCACGGATGCCGCGTTCGTGGCACTCTCGTTGTTCGTGCTCAGCCAGCTGGCATTGATCGGCCTCGCCAGCCTGCCGCTGGAGAAATGGCGCAGTTTCCGCGCCGTTCCCGCTGCGGCGCCGCGCGAACCCGAGCACGTCGAGGTGCTGCCGTAA
- a CDS encoding cytochrome c biogenesis protein ResB, producing the protein MNDTTRQFRDFFVSLRLTVVLLILSLVLVFAATLDQVNLGIWAVQEKYFRSFFVLWRVGDIPVPVFPGGYLVGGLLLINLIAAHVYRFKFTWRKSGIFLTHLGLILLLVGELLTGLWQEDYTMRLAEGETKSYSESFRENELVLIETTDPKIDDVVAIPESLVAAGREIQHPKLPFRVVPRTYYPNAVLHVRGPAGGSSPSPATLGVGPRVIATPVPVTYKQDEVNSPAAFIEFIGANGSLGTFLVSTQLPTSQTFELGGRTWRLGLRSKRAYKPFALTLKEVRHDVYLGTDIPKNFSSRIQLTTPDGQENREVLIYMNNPLRFGGLTFYQYQMDSANATSVLQVVRNPSWLIPYIACTMMAVGLVAQFLLHLTGFITRRRERRVSVTPGATA; encoded by the coding sequence ATGAACGACACCACCCGCCAGTTCCGCGACTTCTTCGTCTCGCTCCGGCTCACGGTCGTGCTGCTGATCCTGTCGCTCGTGCTCGTGTTCGCCGCGACACTCGATCAGGTGAATCTCGGCATCTGGGCCGTGCAGGAAAAATACTTTCGCTCCTTTTTCGTGCTGTGGCGCGTGGGTGATATTCCGGTGCCGGTCTTCCCGGGAGGCTATCTGGTTGGCGGCTTGCTCCTGATCAACCTGATCGCCGCGCACGTCTACCGGTTCAAGTTCACCTGGCGCAAATCCGGGATCTTTCTCACCCACCTCGGCTTGATCCTCCTGCTCGTCGGCGAACTGCTCACGGGACTGTGGCAGGAGGACTACACGATGCGGCTCGCTGAGGGAGAAACGAAGAGCTACTCCGAAAGCTTTCGTGAGAACGAACTCGTGCTAATCGAAACCACGGATCCAAAAATCGATGACGTCGTCGCGATTCCTGAGTCGCTCGTCGCCGCCGGCCGGGAGATCCAGCACCCCAAGCTGCCCTTCCGCGTCGTCCCACGGACGTATTATCCCAACGCCGTGTTGCACGTCCGCGGTCCCGCGGGCGGCAGTTCGCCCTCGCCGGCGACGCTCGGCGTCGGTCCGCGCGTGATCGCCACACCGGTGCCGGTCACCTACAAGCAGGACGAGGTCAACTCGCCCGCCGCGTTCATCGAGTTCATCGGCGCCAACGGTTCGCTCGGCACCTTCCTCGTGTCGACCCAGCTGCCGACGTCACAGACCTTCGAACTCGGCGGTCGGACCTGGCGGCTGGGTTTGCGCTCGAAGCGCGCTTACAAGCCGTTCGCGCTCACGCTCAAGGAGGTCCGCCACGATGTGTATCTCGGCACCGACATCCCGAAAAACTTCTCCAGCCGGATTCAGCTCACCACGCCGGACGGCCAGGAGAATCGCGAGGTGCTCATCTACATGAACAACCCCCTGCGCTTCGGCGGGCTCACGTTCTACCAATACCAGATGGACAGCGCCAACGCGACCAGCGTGCTGCAGGTCGTGCGCAACCCCAGCTGGCTGATTCCCTACATCGCGTGCACCATGATGGCCGTCGGCCTCGTGGCGCAGTTCCTCCTCCACCTCACCGGCTTCATCACCCGCCGACGGGAACGCCGTGTTTCCGTCACCCCCGGTGCCACCGCCTAG
- a CDS encoding CHRD domain-containing protein: protein MNNTRFLGFRLLGALGALSLVPVSAQIVELRATINAQQETTASASPATGTAVMLYDVATNKFDLTVTIENFANPITNSHIHEGAVGVAGGVVTGLGAEAVYQRSGNTVTATFAGVTHGGSPATLLSGGAYYNVHSATYPGGEVRGQLLPQPVKLVAVLDGAHESTPNTSTAVGAALITFQPDTKKITTRINVYRFTNPLTNSHYHEADPGTAGGVVHGLGGASVYTRTGDSYGAVFADQTYGGDTVKLLAGGAYLNVHSDVYPGGEIRGQVQVSNRTTESRLVNVSNRGWVGTGDQVLITGFVIEGGEPLRVLVTARGQSLAAAGVTGVLADPMVSLHDAQSRQLLTNDKFTETFGAGELPAIGYGPSNLDEAALLVILPPGAYTAITSGVGGTTGIAISEAYEVQP from the coding sequence ATGAACAACACACGGTTTCTCGGCTTCCGCTTGCTGGGCGCACTCGGCGCCTTGTCTCTGGTTCCGGTGTCGGCGCAGATCGTAGAACTGCGCGCGACGATCAACGCACAACAGGAAACGACCGCGAGTGCATCCCCCGCCACGGGCACGGCGGTGATGCTCTACGACGTCGCGACAAACAAATTCGATCTCACGGTGACGATCGAGAATTTCGCCAACCCGATCACCAATTCGCACATCCACGAAGGAGCCGTCGGAGTGGCGGGCGGGGTGGTGACCGGGCTGGGCGCCGAGGCGGTCTACCAACGCAGCGGTAACACGGTGACGGCGACCTTCGCCGGGGTGACCCACGGCGGCTCGCCGGCGACGCTGCTCAGCGGTGGCGCGTACTACAACGTGCATTCGGCCACGTATCCGGGCGGCGAGGTCCGCGGGCAGTTGCTGCCGCAGCCGGTGAAACTGGTGGCCGTGCTCGACGGCGCTCACGAGAGCACGCCGAACACCTCGACCGCCGTCGGCGCGGCGCTCATTACCTTTCAACCGGACACGAAAAAGATCACCACGCGGATCAACGTCTATCGTTTCACCAACCCGCTCACTAACTCCCATTACCATGAAGCCGACCCTGGCACGGCCGGCGGAGTCGTGCACGGGCTCGGCGGCGCGAGCGTCTACACGCGGACCGGCGATTCTTACGGCGCGGTGTTTGCGGACCAAACCTATGGCGGCGATACGGTGAAACTGCTCGCCGGCGGTGCGTATCTCAACGTGCACAGCGACGTCTATCCCGGGGGCGAGATCCGCGGCCAGGTGCAGGTGAGCAATCGGACGACGGAGTCGCGGCTGGTGAATGTCTCAAACCGCGGCTGGGTCGGCACCGGCGACCAGGTGCTGATCACGGGTTTCGTGATCGAGGGCGGGGAACCGCTGCGAGTGCTGGTGACCGCGCGCGGGCAGTCGCTCGCGGCCGCCGGCGTGACCGGCGTGCTCGCGGATCCGATGGTGTCGCTGCACGACGCGCAGAGCCGCCAGCTCCTCACCAATGACAAGTTCACCGAAACGTTCGGGGCCGGCGAGTTGCCCGCCATCGGTTATGGGCCGAGCAACCTGGACGAGGCGGCGCTCCTCGTGATCCTGCCTCCCGGCGCTTACACCGCGATCACCAGCGGAGTCGGCGGCACCACGGGCATCGCGATCTCCGAAGCCTACGAGGTGCAACCGTAG
- the pxpB gene encoding 5-oxoprolinase subunit PxpB, which yields MIFAPSGDSSVVVTLGATLDESTLARVRALAAELERAPDAGIIDVVPAYATVAVYYEPSTASGTDETPYQHICGVIEACAAKVEHGWPDLVRQKLGAAGRDAPQAIEIPVCYTGEFAPDLAEVARHCGLAPTEVSALHSGADYHVHAVGFSPGFAYLGGLPEKLFTPRRPTPRTQVPAGSVGIGWMHTGVYPLATPGGWQLIGRTPLILFRLDEANPARLRVGDHVKFRTITAEEFARWK from the coding sequence ATGATTTTTGCGCCGTCGGGCGATTCGTCGGTGGTGGTGACCTTGGGAGCCACGTTGGACGAATCGACGCTGGCGCGGGTGCGGGCACTGGCGGCAGAACTCGAGCGGGCCCCTGACGCGGGCATCATCGATGTCGTGCCGGCCTATGCGACGGTCGCGGTTTACTACGAGCCGAGTACGGCCAGCGGCACGGACGAGACGCCGTATCAGCACATCTGTGGCGTGATCGAAGCGTGTGCGGCGAAGGTCGAGCACGGCTGGCCGGATCTCGTGCGGCAAAAGCTCGGGGCTGCGGGACGGGACGCGCCGCAGGCGATCGAGATTCCCGTGTGCTACACAGGGGAGTTCGCGCCCGATCTGGCGGAGGTGGCGCGTCATTGCGGGCTCGCGCCGACCGAGGTGAGCGCGCTGCACAGCGGGGCGGACTATCACGTACACGCGGTGGGATTCTCGCCCGGGTTCGCGTATCTCGGCGGGCTGCCGGAGAAGCTCTTCACGCCGCGGCGGCCGACGCCGCGCACGCAGGTGCCGGCGGGATCCGTGGGGATCGGCTGGATGCACACGGGTGTGTATCCGCTCGCTACTCCCGGTGGCTGGCAATTGATCGGTCGCACGCCGCTTATCCTGTTCCGCCTCGACGAGGCGAATCCCGCGCGGTTGCGGGTGGGCGATCACGTGAAGTTCCGGACGATCACGGCCGAGGAGTTTGCGCGATGGAAATGA
- a CDS encoding biotin-dependent carboxyltransferase family protein yields the protein MRIIRAGQLTTVQDLGRCGLRAAGVPLSGAMDPFALRIANALVGNSELAAALEFTLVGPEIEFTAEARVALTGVECDGFAAWKPVVVPAGARVNLSRCVRGCHGYLAIAGGVEVPLVLRSRSTYLRGGFGGWQGRALRDGDVLPIGAAAAIEGTALAGVTGWRIDPRILPAYSAKATVRTLPGAQGEEFGGALFEREFTVAPQSDRMGLRLLGPKLERSNTADLLSMAAAPGTIQVPPDGQPLALMADAQTIGGYPQVAHVISVDLPVLAQLRPGDTVRFAPVTLAEAHRLAQAREHAVAMLREGLAEKLGAHPQP from the coding sequence ATGAGGATCATTCGCGCCGGCCAGTTGACGACAGTGCAGGATCTGGGACGGTGCGGACTGCGCGCGGCCGGGGTGCCGTTGAGTGGGGCGATGGATCCCTTCGCGCTGCGCATCGCCAACGCCCTGGTGGGTAATTCCGAGTTGGCGGCGGCGCTGGAATTCACCCTGGTCGGACCGGAAATCGAGTTCACGGCCGAGGCACGCGTCGCGCTCACCGGAGTCGAGTGCGACGGCTTCGCCGCGTGGAAGCCGGTCGTCGTTCCAGCCGGTGCGCGGGTTAATCTCAGCCGGTGTGTGCGCGGGTGCCACGGTTATCTGGCGATCGCCGGGGGTGTGGAGGTGCCGCTCGTGTTGCGGAGTCGCAGCACGTATTTGCGCGGCGGGTTCGGCGGATGGCAGGGGCGGGCGTTGCGCGACGGCGACGTGCTGCCGATCGGCGCCGCGGCGGCAATCGAGGGTACCGCGCTCGCAGGTGTGACGGGCTGGCGGATCGATCCGCGAATCCTGCCGGCGTATTCCGCGAAGGCGACAGTGCGGACGTTGCCGGGCGCGCAAGGGGAGGAGTTTGGCGGCGCGTTGTTCGAGCGGGAGTTCACGGTTGCGCCGCAATCGGATCGGATGGGGCTGCGACTGCTCGGACCCAAACTGGAGCGCAGCAACACTGCGGACCTGCTCTCGATGGCGGCGGCGCCGGGCACGATCCAAGTGCCACCGGATGGCCAGCCGCTCGCGCTCATGGCGGACGCCCAGACGATCGGGGGCTATCCACAGGTTGCGCACGTGATCAGCGTCGATCTGCCGGTGCTGGCACAGCTGCGGCCCGGTGACACGGTGCGGTTCGCGCCGGTGACGCTCGCCGAGGCGCACCGGCTCGCGCAGGCGCGGGAGCACGCCGTGGCGATGCTGCGCGAGGGGCTCGCCGAGAAACTGGGCGCGCACCCGCAGCCGTGA
- a CDS encoding 5-oxoprolinase subunit PxpA translates to MTSLDLNCDLGEGGAHDAELMPLISSANIACGAHAGDAQTMQAAVALAQRHGVAIGAHPGFADREYFGRRELELPPSGIERLVGEQVNALRALAPLRHVKPHGGLYNRAACDRACAEAVARAVRAVDPALVLYALAGSELVRAGRAAGLRVAEEVFADRTYRADGSLTPRSEPGALIESEDAMVVQVLQVVREGIVRSIDGVDVKIVADTVCLHGDGSQVVAFARRLRTALESAGIEIAAMAAAR, encoded by the coding sequence GTGACGAGCCTCGATCTGAATTGCGACTTGGGGGAGGGCGGGGCGCACGATGCGGAATTGATGCCGTTGATCAGCTCGGCGAACATCGCGTGCGGCGCGCATGCGGGCGACGCGCAGACGATGCAAGCGGCGGTCGCCCTGGCGCAGCGGCACGGCGTCGCGATCGGCGCGCATCCGGGTTTTGCGGATCGCGAATATTTTGGCCGGCGCGAGTTGGAGCTGCCGCCGAGCGGAATCGAGCGGCTCGTCGGGGAGCAGGTGAACGCCTTGCGCGCGCTTGCACCGCTGCGGCACGTGAAGCCGCACGGCGGACTCTACAACCGGGCGGCGTGCGATCGCGCGTGCGCGGAAGCTGTCGCTCGCGCGGTGCGGGCGGTGGATCCAGCGCTCGTGCTTTATGCGCTGGCGGGCAGCGAACTGGTGCGCGCCGGCCGCGCGGCGGGTTTGCGGGTGGCGGAAGAGGTGTTTGCCGATCGCACGTATCGCGCCGACGGCTCGCTCACGCCGCGTTCGGAGCCGGGGGCGCTGATCGAAAGTGAGGACGCCATGGTCGTGCAGGTGCTGCAGGTCGTGCGCGAGGGGATCGTGAGATCGATCGACGGCGTGGACGTGAAGATCGTGGCGGACACGGTGTGCCTGCACGGTGACGGCTCGCAGGTGGTGGCGTTTGCGCGCAGACTGCGCACCGCGCTTGAGAGCGCGGGCATCGAGATCGCGGCGATGGCTGCGGCTCGGTAG
- the hisF gene encoding imidazole glycerol phosphate synthase subunit HisF, translating into MLSRRIIPCLDVNAGRVVKGVRFQQLRDAGDPVACARAYDAQGADELIFLDITASSDERKIMHDVVAATAEQCFMPLTVGGGLRTVADIETMLKAGADKVSLNTAAIKNPQLIADAAERFGVQCIVVAIDAKREPDGQSWRVYTHGGRNPTELDAIAWARRAVELGAGEILLTSMDRDGTGDGYDLELTRGVSDAVSVPVIASGGAGTLQHLADVLDQGHASAVLAASIFHFGTYTIAQAKAFLGQRGVPVRS; encoded by the coding sequence CGTCGTCAAAGGGGTCAGGTTCCAGCAACTGCGCGACGCGGGCGACCCGGTGGCCTGCGCGCGCGCCTACGATGCGCAGGGCGCCGACGAACTCATCTTCCTCGATATCACCGCCTCCAGCGATGAGCGGAAGATCATGCATGACGTCGTCGCCGCGACCGCCGAACAATGCTTCATGCCGCTCACCGTCGGCGGCGGTCTGCGCACGGTCGCGGACATCGAGACGATGCTGAAAGCCGGTGCCGACAAGGTTTCGCTCAACACCGCCGCGATCAAGAACCCGCAGCTCATCGCGGACGCCGCGGAGCGGTTCGGGGTGCAGTGCATCGTCGTCGCGATCGACGCGAAACGCGAACCCGACGGCCAATCGTGGCGCGTCTACACGCACGGCGGCCGCAATCCCACCGAGCTTGATGCGATCGCGTGGGCTCGCCGCGCGGTGGAACTCGGCGCCGGCGAAATCCTACTCACGAGCATGGACCGTGACGGGACGGGCGATGGCTACGACCTGGAGCTGACTCGGGGCGTGAGCGACGCCGTTAGCGTGCCGGTCATCGCCAGCGGCGGCGCCGGCACGCTCCAACATCTGGCGGACGTGCTCGATCAGGGCCACGCCAGCGCCGTGCTGGCGGCGAGCATTTTCCACTTCGGCACCTACACGATCGCCCAAGCGAAGGCCTTCCTTGGCCAGCGTGGCGTGCCCGTCCGGTCGTAG